The Miscanthus floridulus cultivar M001 unplaced genomic scaffold, ASM1932011v1 fs_171_2_3, whole genome shotgun sequence genome includes the window TTTGCAAATAAGCAGCTGTGTGAACGTGTGATACATGCCGGGACAATTCCGTCTGTTGGTTCATTTTCTTAAAAAACGCATGGTAAGTAGCAAGCAGTCGCTGTTCGCTGCTAATAAAAAAGGGACCATGATTAGCAGCTGATCTTTATTTTTCTGGCCAAAGGATTAGCAGCTGATCTCTCTGCACCCTCTCACTCCAATTATTTTGCACCGAGGGAAgtgaatgaagcaaacaaaaaaaaaggaaaaaaaagacgaTTCTTTCTTCCCCCTTGTGGCGGCTAACATGGTGATAAAGCAGTAGACGCATGTGTCGCGGCTCCGGCGTGGCTGGGATATTGAAAACAATATCACCTTGGATTTGGTCTCGCTGGCGTGGGGCCCTCCTCACTGACCTCCCCTGAACCTTCTTGCGTTGCGTGACACAGCTTAGCCTTTACTGTAGGTGCGATTTAAGGATGCGCTCTGCTGATAGAGAGACGCCTAAAAATCTCGCTGCTGCTACAAGTCCATTTGAGGGGGTCACGTCGTCCCGTCCTTGGAGAAGACGAGAGATAAAATAAATAGACCCAAATTGTTTTTGCAGGTGAAGGATTGGATTGGATTTGGATCCTGCTGTGCTGTGTGGGGGCAGCGGACAGCCCACTACGCCACGCCCGCTATAAACAACACAAGCCAATCCCTACGCGGTGGTGACACGAATAAGCATTTGGAAGGGAATACTACGAATTAGTTTAGTCGGCACTCGGCAGGTTAATAAAGCTGAAGCTGAAGGAAGCGGCAGCGTGGGACtgtttctagaaaaaaaaaagtgtGCCACAAATACCAGGGCTCCAAGTAATGATCGAGTCGATTCTGATCACGAACCTGAAGATGCTGGGAGTGTTCAGGGAAGGAAGAGGAGTCGGAAGCCCAACGCACGCGTCTACAATTCTTATTTCCTAGGCCCATGTAACTGGCGAGAAGGAGACCAGCTGGCTCCTTATGTATTGCGTGTTTCCGAAGTTGAACCTTGAACTCGATCTGAGAACTGAAACCGCGCCGTTGGCGTTGGGCGTCGGCGGTGGCCGGAGTGTCGATCGTATCGAGTATCCCCAAACTAGTTATCCTGGTTCTCCTAGTTTGGTTACATAGTGCTGGGCCCGGGGCCTTAgagccatgatgatgatggttATGGCTTTTACAGGGATGCAAATGAAGCTTGTTTATAACGTAGAACGTAGCGTACTCCTACTAACCACCCATGGTAAACGTAAACCTGCCCGTGCCGACTGCGGACCAAAGCTTAATTAAAAAAACCACTATGGCGTCAACTGTCAACAGCGGTGGTAATCACGTGCCTAGTTAGTGGCGTGCTGGCGCTAGCACGCACAAGGGAAATGTGGGGTTACGAAGCAGCTGGGCTGCTGCTGCGCTGCGCTGCGCCTAATGCTGATCCGCCAAGCCACAGCTAGCGGCGCACACGGGGCGGGTGGACAGCGACCGCGGTGCGTACGCGGCCCGGGGCTCGGGCGGAACGTGCGGGTCGCCGAGACGCATCCGGGAGACCGGCTTCTCCCGTGCGGCCGCCTATGACAAGCGGGCGGGCGGCGGGGCCGATGGTTTTCGTTCGGCGCGGCTGCctttttctccttttcttttgtttCGGGTGCGCCGGGGGCCGACCGGCCGGTCAGTTTTGGGCGGCGGCTTGCTTGCTCGGCTCGAGGGGAGGGGCACGGGACACCAATCAGGCAAGGCGGACGGGACGTGGCGCCTCTACCGCCTCGCCGTATGACCGTAGATCTGCCCCCTGCCTGCTGTCCCCCTCGTGGTACGTATACGTATAAGGCGGCTCGAAGACGAAGAGGCGTGTACGGCCACCAGCAGCAGCCAGGGTatcgtttgtttttttttttacagcACTGCCGCCGATTACTGCAACGATGTCGACCGTGCCGCGCCATTTCCAGAAAGCCAAACGGCTTCTCGCGGCCGCGGCCTCTTTTTTCTGCCGTCCAGAAagtactccctccctccctccgtccGTTATTCTCTACTCTTATCATTTTGCATTTTTGTCACAACTTTAACTAGATTTGTAAAAAATAcatgcaatatttgtatctccaaataaatttattaaaaaaactagattCCAGGATCTATCTATTGATATCGAttatacatcataaatattaatattttttataaaaaaattaatcaaagttatttctcgggaAACGAGGAAGACAAATATTTAGAGATGGAGAGAGAGTACCTCAGCGAGCTAAGAGCAAATATTATAAGGGGCTGACGTGGAGGAAAGAGGGGAGAGAGAATtaaagcgggctgtaagcttacggCTGACTTATGCACAGAAACCTGTGAGACAGATAAGTATGAACTATTGTACGAGTGGGCTGATAGGTTGGCTATAAGTTTTGGGTTGTTGCTCTAAGGAAAGATCACTGAACAAACCGGGAACCCGAGACTACTCTCGGCTCTCTGGAAAAGTAGTAcactaagggcgcgtttagttccgaaattttttggcttctggctactgtagcactttttcgtttgtatttggcaaaaattgtccaattatggactatttaggcttaaaagattcgtctcgccaattacaggcaaactgtgcaattagttattctttttacctacatttaatgctccatacatatgccacaagatttgatgtgacggggaatcttgaaaatttttggtttttgggtgggatctaaacagggcctaagcgTAGCATGGATCCAAACCCAAAAATCTAAAGGACACCAAATCCTCACCGTCCGTACCCAGGTCCACCTATGCACATCACGACGTACGTATCCCACACCCACACAAGGCAAGAAATACATGCGCACCCGCTTGCATCATTCACAGCAATCTCCTTAGGAGTACTTTCCAAGCAAAAGACCGCCTCCAACCAGTCCGGTTTTCACCCGGTAAGCACACGGGCCCAAAAGTCCGTTTGCTTAGCCGAGTCCACCCGTacgccgtccgtccgtccgtccgcgaCAGGCAACACACCGAGCCGAGACCCACAGGGGCAGCACCGCCGTTCCGTTCCGCGCCACGCCAAAGCCAGCGCGGGCACACCACACGTCGCTGTCGCTGTCGCGCGTCGGCCCGGAGAACGCGTACGCCTGGCCGCccgtctccctccctctcctctccccgcGATAAAAGGGCCTCCCCTTccccctcctcccccaccccaTTTCCCACCCTCACCTCACCTGGTCGGCGGTAGCTTACCTGCCTCTCCGCACACAGGCTCCTTGCTGCCGCCTGCCGGGGCTTTAATTACTCTGAACCACGCCGAGCCGCCGCGTCACAGCAACTTCTACTCCTCTCATGGCGCAGCGCGACAAGAAGGTGGAGGAGCCCACGGAGGTTCGCGCGCCGGAGCTCACGCTGTGCGCCAACAGCTGCGGCTTCCCGGGCAACCCGGCCACCAACAACCTCTGCCAGGCCTGCTTCCAGGCCGCCACGGCTTCCTCCGCCTCCGTCTCGCCGCCGGTGTTCCAGTtcgacgagcagcagcagcaggcgaggCCGTCTGCGCCGGCGGTGTTCGCCGACCGGCCCGCGGAACCGTCTCCGTCCAGCCCGGCCCGGACGTCTCCGTCGTCGGCGTCGTCCTCCGTCAACCGGTGCCAGAGCTGCCGGAAGCGGGTCGGGCTCACGGGGTTCCGCTGCCGCTGCGGGGAGCTCTTCTGCGGCGCGCACCGCTACTCGGACCGCCACGACTGCTGCTTCGACTACAAGGCCGTCGGCCGGGACGCCATCGCAAGGGAGAACCCCGTCGTGCGCGCCGCCAAGATCGTCAGGTTCTGATCTGCTCCCGTCTCGGAGCGAC containing:
- the LOC136530659 gene encoding zinc finger A20 and AN1 domain-containing stress-associated protein 11-like, coding for MAQRDKKVEEPTEVRAPELTLCANSCGFPGNPATNNLCQACFQAATASSASVSPPVFQFDEQQQQARPSAPAVFADRPAEPSPSSPARTSPSSASSSVNRCQSCRKRVGLTGFRCRCGELFCGAHRYSDRHDCCFDYKAVGRDAIARENPVVRAAKIVRF